In the Streptomyces fradiae ATCC 10745 = DSM 40063 genome, ACGGGCCCGTGCCGGCCACGACCGGGGCCAGCACCGCCCGCAGCTCCCCGACCCGCATCCACCACAGGAACGGCGAGCCTATGACCAGTACCGGAGCCGCGTCCGGAGCCGCGTGCGGACCGCGGCCGGGCAGGCGGTGCGCCCGGTGCGTACGGTCCTCCAGCCAGCTGTCGCAGTCGGGCGTCAGGGCTATCGCGGAGGGCGCGGGGACCGTCAGGCGCGCCGCCAGGTCCCGCACCATCCCGTACAGGTCGGGCGCCGACGACTCGGCGATCTCCACCGTCGGGGTGAGCGCGGGACGGGCCCGCGCCACGACCGCGCCGACCGCCGCCGCGCCGAGCAGCACCACCGCGGCGGCACCGGACACCGCCCAGCGGGCGGCGTCCCACGCCGGACCGGCCAGCCGCCCCGCGGCACCGCCGGCCAGCAGGACGACCGCGACCGCGGCGGGCAGCAGGGCGACGGCCCAGGCCCTGCCGCGCACACGCAGCACGGCGCGGGCTCGGGCGCGCGCGGCCTGCGCGCCCCGCTCCTCACCCATGGCGCCCATGGCGGCCGGGGTGCTCGTGGCACCCCGGCCGGCGCTGCCGGATCCGGGACCGAACACGGCCGTACGTCACCCCCTCCACCCCTGCGACGGTTTTGCTCACTCCCCCACTGTGACACCCGTCACCGACATCGCAATGCCGGTGGGCCAAGTGCCGGAAAGCCTGCGCGGCACCCTAGTTGGGGTGCCGCCAGGCGTCATTCGGATGGGTGAGTCGTCACTCGATGGAATGGCTTGGGCAGAACCGGGCACGGTTCGGGGCGTCGGTGGGTGTAGAAGGGCCCGGGTGCGTACGCACCGCACCCGGGCCTCCCCGCCGTCCCTCCGTGCCCCGGCCGGCTGTCCCGCCGAGGGCCTCGAAGCCTGTCCCGCCGCGCGTTCAGTCCTGCCCGGCGGCGGCGCGGGCGATGTCCGTGCGGTGCTGGGAGCCGTCCAGCCGGATGCGTCCGACCGCCGCGTACGCCCGCTCCCGCGCCTGCGCCAGGTCCGCGCCCGTCGCGGTGACCGACAGGACCCGCCCGCCGGCGCTCACCACCGCGTCGCCGTCCCGCTTCGTGCCGGCGTGCAGGACGTACGCGTGCGGGGCGTCCGCCTCGGCCACCTCGTCCAGGCCGGTGATCGGATCGCCGGTGCGCGGCGATCCGGGGTAGTTGTGGGCGGCGACCACGACGGTGACGGCGGCCTCGTCGCGCCAGGTGAGCGGCGGCTGGGCGTCCAGCGTGCCGTTCGCCGCGTGCAGCAGGACCCCGGCGAGCGGGGTGCGCAGGCGGGCGAGGACGACCTGCGTCTCGGGGTCGCCGAAGCGGGCGTTGAACTCGATGACCCGCACGCCGCGCGAGGTGATCGCGAGGCCCGCGTACACCAGGCCGGAGAAGGGCGTGCCGCGGCGGCGCAGTTCGTCGACGGTCGGCTGGAGGACGGTGTCCATGACCTCGTCGACCAGCTTGGGGTCGGCCCACGGCAGCGGCGAGTAGGCGCCCATGCCCCCGGTGTTGGGGCCTTCGTCGCCGTCGAGGGCGCGCTTGAAGTCCTGCGCGGGGGTGAGGGGGAGGACCGTGGTGCCGTCGGTGATCGCGAAGAGGGAGACCTCGGGGCCGTCGAGGTACTCCTCGATGACGACGCGGTCGCACGCCAGGGCGTGGGCGCGGGCCTGCTCCACGTCGCTCGTGACGACGACGCCCTTGCCCGCGGCGAGGCCGTCGTCCTTCACGACGTACGGGGCGCCGAACGCGTCGAGCGCCGTGTCGACCTCCTCGGGCGTGGTGCACACGTAGCTGCGGGCCGTGGGCACGCCCGCGCACGCCATCACGTCCTTGGCGAACGCCTTGGAGCCCT is a window encoding:
- the purD gene encoding phosphoribosylamine--glycine ligase, with translation MKVLVIGGGAREHALCRSLSLDPDVTALHCAPGNAGIAEVAELHQVDALDGAAVAGLARGLEADLVVVGPEAPLVAGVADAVRAAGIPCFGPSREAALLEGSKAFAKDVMACAGVPTARSYVCTTPEEVDTALDAFGAPYVVKDDGLAAGKGVVVTSDVEQARAHALACDRVVIEEYLDGPEVSLFAITDGTTVLPLTPAQDFKRALDGDEGPNTGGMGAYSPLPWADPKLVDEVMDTVLQPTVDELRRRGTPFSGLVYAGLAITSRGVRVIEFNARFGDPETQVVLARLRTPLAGVLLHAANGTLDAQPPLTWRDEAAVTVVVAAHNYPGSPRTGDPITGLDEVAEADAPHAYVLHAGTKRDGDAVVSAGGRVLSVTATGADLAQARERAYAAVGRIRLDGSQHRTDIARAAAGQD